In the Deltaproteobacteria bacterium genome, GGCGCTCCGTGCGGCGCTGGCAGCGCGCCACGCGGCGGGCAAGCTGCTCGTGGTCGACGGGCTCAGCCTGCCGGCCGCGAAGACGAAGCACATGGTCGAGTGCCTGGCCGGGCTCGGGCTCGCCGAGGCACCGAGCGTGCTCGTCGTGCTCGGTGCGGCGGACGAGACCATCATGCGTGCCGCGCGCAACCTGCCCCGGGTGAAGGTGCTCCGCGCCGGCGGACTCAACGTCTACGACGTCCTCGGCCACGTCGAGATCGTCTTCACCCGCCCGGCGCTCGAGCAGGTGGCGAGCCGGCTCGCCGCGCCGGAGGTCACGGCGTCATGAACCCCGCCGAGGTCGTGCAGGGTCCGGTGATCACCGAGAAGGGCACGCTGGTGAACGAGATCGGCAACCAGGTCGTGTTCCGCGTCCACCCCCGCGCCAACAAGGTGGAGATCCGACACGCCGTCGAGACGCTCTTCAAGGTCAAGGTGGAGAAGGTGCGGACGTCCCGCCTGCTCGGCAAGGCGCGGCGCGTGGGCCGCCATCTCGGCCGGCGCCCGAACTGGAAGAAGGCCTACGTGACGCTCGCCGAGGGCAGCCGCATCGACTTCTTCGAGGGAGCCTGAGGGATGCCCACCGTTCAGTTCAGGCCGACGTCGCCCGGTCGCCGCTTCCAGACGGGTCCCGACTTCAACGAGATCACCAAGGAGGCGCCGGAGCCCTCGCTCACCGCGCCGCTGCGCAAGTCGGGCGGCCGCAACAACCTCGGCCGCATGACGATCCGGCATCGGGGCGGGGGGCACAAACGCCTCTACCGGCTCGTGGACTTCAAGCGCGACAAGGAGAGCGTGCCGGCCAGGGTGGCGGCCATCGAGTACGACCCCAATCGCTCGGCGCGGATCGCGCTCCTGCACTACGCGGACGGCGAGAAGCGCTACATTCTGGCGCCGGTCGGGCTCGGCGTCGGCGACAAGGTCGAGGCGGGCCCGAAGGCGGACATCAAGCCGGGCAACAGCCTGCCGCTGGCGAACATCCCGCTCGGCACGACGGTGCACAACGTCGAGTTCCGCGAGGGCCGCGGGGGACAGCTCGGGCGCAGCGCCGGGTCCGGCATCCAGCTGATGGCAAAGGAAGGCGACTACGCGCTGCTCAAGCTCCCCTCGGGGGAGCTGAGACGCGTGCGACTCGCCTGCCGGGCGACGATCGGGCAGGTCGGCAACCTCGAGCACGAGAACATCTCGTTCGGGAAGGCCGGCCGGATCCGCTGGCTCGGGCGGCGGTCCAGTGTGCGCGGGATCGCCATGAACCCGGTCGACCATCCGCACGGCGGCGGCGAGGGACGCTCCAAGGGCAATCACCCCCAGACGCCGTGGGGCAAGCCGACCAAGGGCTACAAGACACGCCACAACAAGCGCACGGACCGCTGGATCCTCCAGCGGCGGAAGACAAAGTAGCGGAGGGAGGCGTGGCACGGTCGGTCAAGAAGGGCCCGTTCGTCGACGCACACCTCATGAAGAAGGTGCGCGCGATGCTCGAGTCGGGCGAGAAGCGGGTGGTGAAGACGTGGTCGCGCCGTTCGACGATCACGCCGGACATGCTGGGCTTCACCTTCGCCGTGCACAACGGACGGAAATTCATCCCCGTGTTCATCACCGAGAACGCGGTCGGGCACAAGCTCGGCGAGTTCGCGCCGACGCGCACGTTCCACGGACATTCGGGCGATCGAAAGGGCAAGGTCGAGGGCGCCGCCGCGGCCCCCGCGGCGCCGGCCGCGCCCCGCAAAGCGCCGGGGGCTGCGTGATGGAGGCGCGCGCGCAGAGCCGCTTCATGCGGATCACCGCGCAGAAGGCGCGGCTCGTCGTCGACCTGATCCGAGGCAAGCCGGTCGAGCGGGCACTCAGCCTCCTCGAGTATACGCCCAAGCGGGGGGCACGGCTCGTCGCCAAGACGCTCCGCTCCGCGGTCGCGAACGCGGAGAGCACCCAGCGCGTCGACATCGACCAGCTCTACGTGAAGCGCGCCTTCGTCGACGAAGGACCGACGGCGAAGCGCTTCCTCCCGCGCGCGCACGGCCGCGCCACCAAGGTCTTCAAGCGGACGAGCCACATCACCGTGGTCGTCGACGAACGTCCGAAGGGCGGGGAGGCATAGCGTGGGTCAGAAAGTCCATCCCAAGGGCTTCCGTCTCGGCGTCATCGAGAACTGGGACTCGCGCTGGTTCGCGCGCCGCGACTACGCGGACCTCCTGCACGAGGACATCAAGGTCCGGAACTTCTTGAAGAAGCGCCTCTATCATGCGGGGGTCTCGAAGATCGAGATCGAGCGCGCGGCGAACAAGGCGAAGATGAACATCCACACGGCGCGCCCCGGGATCGTCATCGGCAAGAAGGGCGCCGAGATCGACAAGCTCAAGCAGGAGCTCTCGAAGCTCACCAGCAAAGAGACCTTCATCAACATCCACGAGGTGCGGCGGCCGGACCTCGACGCCCAGCTCGTGGCCGAGAACGTCGCGCTCCAGCTCGAGCGCAGGGTCGCCTTCCGGCGCGCGATGAAGGAGGCGGTCGCGCGCGCCATGCGGATGGGCGCCCAGGGCATCCGCATCCAGTCTGCGGGGCGGCTCGGCGGCTCGGAGATCGCACGCACGGAGTGGTACCGCGAGGGGCGGGTGCCGCTGCACACGCTCCGCGCCGACGTGAACTACGGCCTGGCCGAGGCGAAGACCACCTATGGCGTGATCGGCGTCAAGTGCTGGATCTTCCGCGGCGAGGTCCTGACCAAGCAGGAGGAGGAGCAGCGCGCCGCCCTCGGCGTGTGATCCGCGACCGACATGCTCGCCCCGAAGAAGGTCAAGTGGCGGAAGATGCAGAAGGGCCGGCGGCGGGGGACCGCCTGGCGCGGGGCCACGCTCGCCTTCGGCGACTTCGGGCTCCAGGCGCTCGAGCGCGGCTGGCTCACGGCGCGCGAGATCGAGGCGGCGCGCGTCGCGCTCACCCGCTACATCAAGCGCGGCGGGCGGGTGTGGGTGCGGGTCTTCCCCGACAAGCCGCTCACCAAGAAGCCGGCCGAGACGCGCATGGGAAAGGGGAAGGGCTCGCCCGAGGTCTGGGTGGCGGTGGTCAAGCCCGGCCGCATGCTCTTCGAGATGGAGGGCGTGGAGGGCGGCCAGGCGCACGAGGCGCTCCGGCTCGCGGCGGCCAAGCTGTCGATCGCGACCGCGGTCCGCGAGCGGCACACGGTGGCGGCCTGACGGTGATGAAGGCGCAGGAATTCAGGGACATGAGCGACGACGAGCTCCGGGCGCGCGTGTCCGAGCTCACCGACACGCTCTTCCACCTCCGCCTCCGGCGCGCGACCGCGCAGCTCCCGAACCCGATGAAGGTGCGCGAGACCAAGCGCGACCTGGCGCGCGCCAAGACAACCCTCCGGCAGCGGGGGGAGCGGTCATGACGACGGGACGGCGGAAGCAGCGCGACGGCGTGGTCGTCTCGGACAAGATGACGAAGACGGTGGTGGTGGAGGTCGAGCGCCTCGTCCGGCACGGACGCTACCGCAAGTACCTGAAGCAGCGCATGCGCTACAAGGCGCACGACGAGAAGCGGCAGTGCCGCGTCGGTGACCGGGTGCGGATCGTCGAGACGCGGCCCCTGTCGCACGACAAGCGGTGGACGGTGCGGGCCATCCTCGGGCGGCGGGAGGGGGCGGGCGAGCCGCTGGTCGGCGGCGAGGTGCCGGCCGCCGGCGGGAGCGAAGGATAGGTCATGATCCAGGCGGAGAGCGTGCTCGACGTGGCGGACAACAGTGGGGCGCGAAAAGTCCTCTGCATCAAGGTGCTCGGGGGCACGCGGCGCAAGTACGCCTCGATCGGCGACATCATCGTCGTCTCGGTGAGGGAGGCGATCCCGAACGCCAAGGTGAAGAAGGGCGACGTCATGAAAGCGGTCATCGTGCGCACCGCGAAGGAGGTCGGCCGGACCGACGGCTCCTACATCCGCTTCGACACCAACTCCGCGGTGCTCATCGACAACGCGCGCGAGCCGATCGGGACGCGCATCTTCGGCCCGGTGGCGCGCGAGCTCCGCGCCAAGCGGTTCATGAAGATCATCTCGCTCGCCCCGGAGGTGCTCTGACCGATGGCGCTCGAGCGCATCCGCAAGGACGACACCGTGATCGTCATCGCCGGACGCGAGCGGGGCAAGACCGGCAAGGTACTCCGGCTATTGCCCGAGAAGAACCGCGTGGTGATCGAACGAGTGAACCTCGTCAAGCGACACCAGAAGCCGCGCGGCGTCCAGAGCCCGGGCGGGATCGTCGAGAAGGAGGCCTCGATCCACCTCTCGAACGTGCTGCCCATCTGCGGGCGCTGCAACAAGCCGGCGCGCGTCGGGCGGCGGCGCCTCGACGACGGGCGCGCGGCGCGGGTCTGCCGGCGCTGCGGCGAGCTGATGGACAGCGTGTGAACAGCATGGCGGCGCGACTGCGTGAGCGGTACACACAGGAGATCGTCCCGGCGCTCATGCGCGAGCTCGGCTACCGCAACGCGCTCGCCGTGCCGCGGCTCGAGAAGATCGTCCTCAACATGGGGCTCGGCGAGGCGACGCAGAACCCGAAGCTCCTCGACGGAGCCGTCGAGGAGCTCACGGCGATCAGCGGCCAGAAGCCGGTGGTGACCCGGGCCAAGAAGGCCATCGCCAACTTCAAGCTGCGCGAGGGGACGACGATCGGCGCCATGGTGACGCTGCGGGGCGACCGGATGTACGAGTTCTTCGAGCGCCTGGTCGGGGCGGCGCTGCCCCGGGTGCGCGACTTCAAGGGCGTGCCCGACCGCGCCTTCGACGGCCGGGGCAACTATTCGCTCGGCATCCGGGAGCAGATCATCTTCCCGGAGATCAATCTGGACAAGGTGGACAAGATCAAGGGGCTGACGGTCGTCATCTGCACGACGGCGCGGTCGGATGCGGAGGGCAAGACGCTGCTGCGGGCGCTCGGCATGCCCTTCCGAGCCTGACGGGGGCGCGACGGGATATGGCGAAGACGTGTCTCATGGTGAAGGCCTCGCGCCCGCCGAAGTTCAAGGTGCGCGCCTACAACCGCTGCCCGCTGTGCGGCCGCCCGCGGGCGTTCTACCGCCGCTTCCGCATGTGCCGGCTCTGTCTGCGGGACCTGGTGCGCCGCGGGCAGATTCCGGGCCTGGTGAAGGCGAGCTGGTGACGCGGCCATGCTGACCGACCCGATCGCCGACTTCCTCACGCGCATCCGCAACGCCACCGGCGCGCGCAAGGCCACCGTCGACATGCCGTGGTCGCGGCAGAAGGAGGCCCTCGCCAAGGTGCTGGCCGCCGAGGGTTACCTCGCCGGCACGACGGTCGTCGAGGCGCGCCCGCGGCCGGTCCTCCGCATCGAGCTGCGCTATGACGCCCAGCGGCGGCCGGTGATCGGCGGCCTCAAGCGCATCAGCCGGCCGAGCCTCCGCGTCTACGTGGGGTCCAAGGAGATCCCGGCCGTGCTCGGCGGCCTCGGGGTGAGCGTGCTCTCGACCCCCAAGGGGCTCCTGGTCGACCGCGACGCCCGGCGCGAGAACGTCGGTGGCGAAGTACTCTGCACGGTCTGGTAAAGAGAGAAGATGTCGCGCATCGGCAAACAGCCCCTCCCGCTGCCGCAGGGCGTCCGCGTCCACGCCGCCGACGGCGTCGTGCGCGTCGAGGGCCCCAAGGGGACGCTCGAGCGCCGCATCGATCCCGAGGTGAGCGCGGCGGTCGAAGGCGGGGTGGTCGTCGTCCGGCGGCGCGACGACTCGCGCCGCGGACGCAGCATCCACGGTCTCACGCGGAAGCTCATCGGCAACATGGTGGACGGGGTCACCAAGGGCTTCACCCGGGTGCTCGAGATCAACGGGGTCGGCTACCGCGCGGAGGCCCGCGGCAACGTGCTCTTCCTGACGCTCGGCTACTCCCATCCCATCGCCTTCCAGCTCCCGGCGGGGATCTCCGCCAAGGTGGACCGGCAGGTGGTGGTGACCCTCGAGGGCCCCGACCGCGAGCTCCTCGGGCACACGGTGGCGGCCATCCGCGAGCTCCGGCCGCCCGAGCCCTACAAGGGCAAGGGTGTCAAGTACGCAGAGGAAACGATTCGCCGCAAGGCGGGCAAGGCGGGCAAGGCGGCGGCGGGAGGGACACGCTGATGCGGACGAACGCGAAGGTGGTGGGGCGGGAGCGCCGGCGGACACGCGTCCGGCGCCGGGTGCGCGGCACGGACGAGCGGCCACGGCTGAGCGTCTTCCGGAGCCAGAAGCACACCTACGCGCAGCTGATCACCGACCAGTCGGGCAAGACGCTGCTCGCCGTCTCGACCCTGTCGCCCGACCTCCGTAGCGAGCTCCCGAAGACGTCCGACGTGGGCGCCGCCAAGCAGGTCGGCCTGCTCGTCGCCCGGCGCTGTCAGGAGCTGAAGATCCGGCGCATCGTCTTCGACCGGAACGGATTCCTCTACCATGGCCGCGTGCGCGCCGTCGCCGAGGGGGCGCGCGAGGGCGGCCTCGAGCTCTGAGGGAAGATCGACCATGCCGCATCCGAGTTCTTCGAGCGGTCCGCGTCGCGTCATCCTCGACGCGCAGGGCGTCGAGCTGAAGGAGAAGGTCGTCCACATCAACCGCGTTGCCAAGGTGGTGAAGGGCGGACGGCGGTTCAGCTTCAGCGCCTTGGTCGTCGTCGGCGACGGCAGTGGCCGCGTGGGCTTCGGGCTCGGCAAGGCGAACGAGGTCCCCGAGGCGATCCGCAAGGGCATCGACAAGGCGAAGAAGCAGATGATCGGGGTGCCGCTCGTCGACGGCACGATCCCTTACACGGTCACCGGCCGCTTCGGGGCGGGCGAGGTGCTGCTGAAGCCCGCGTCGGCGGGCACCGGGGTCATCGCGGGCGGAGGCGTGCGCGCCGTGGTCGAGCTCGCCGGGGTGAGCAACGTGCTCACCAAGTGCATCGGCTCGAACAACCCGCACAACATGGTGCGCGCGACGATGGCGGCGCTCACCCAGCTGAAAGACCCGGGCGCCGTGGCGGCGCTCCGTGGCAAGACCGTGGCGGAGCTGCGGCCGTGAGCGAGCGCATGGTGAAGATCCGGCTCCGCCGGAGCCCCATCGGCACGAGTCCACGGCAGCGCGAGACGCTGCGCGGCCTCGGCCTCAGGCGCGTCGGCAAGTCGGTCATCCTCAAGGACTCGCCCGCGGTGCGCGGCATGATGCGCGCCGTCGCGCACCTCGTCGAGACGGAGGGCTGATGGAGCAGCCGGTCGACCTGGGCCACCTCCACCCGGCGCCGGGCGCGAGTCGCCCGCGCAAGCGCGTCGGCCGCGGGCCGGGATCGGGGCAGGGCAAGACCGCCGGCCGCGGCCACAAGGGTCGGCGGTCCCGTTCGGGGGGCAACAGCCCGCCGGGCTACGAGGGCGGCCAGATGCCGCTCCAGCGGCGTCTGCCCAAGCGCGGCTTCCGCCCCGTCGCGCGGCGCGAGTACACGATCGTCAACCTCGAGCAGCTGGCGGCCTTTGCGCCGGGGAGCACGGTCGGACCCGAGGAGCTCCGGAGCCGGAGGCTCGCGCGCGGCGCGCGCCCCATCAAGTGCCTCGGCGACGGTACGCTGCCCCATGCCCTGACCGTCCGGCTGCACGCGTTCAGCAAGACGGCGCGCGAGCGGATCGCGGCCGCGGGGGGGACGGTGGAGACGATCGGTGTTTGAAGGCTTCGCCAACGCGTCCCGCGTTCCCGAGCTGCGCAAGCGGCTCGGCTTCACGGCCGTGGCCCTCGCCGTCTACCGGCTGGGCGTCGCCATCCCGACGCCCGGCATCGACGGCCAGGCGCTGGCGCAGTTCTTCGCCCAGGCGCGCAACAACATCGTCGGCCTGGTGAACCTCTTCTCGGGCGGCGCGCTCGAGCGCTTCTCGATCTTCGCGCTCGGCATCATGCCCTACATCAGCGCGAGCATCATCCTGCAGCTGCTCACGGTGGTCATCCCCTACCTCGAGAAGCTCTCGAAGGAGGGCGAGATGGGCCGCCGCAAGATCACCCAGTACACGCGGTACGGGACGGTGCTCCTCTCGCTCGTGCAGAGTTTCTTCATCTCGGTCGGCCTCGAGACGATCGAGGCGCCGGGCGGGGGCGGCGTCGTCTTCCAGCCCGGGTGGCACTTCCGCATGATGACCATGATCACGCTCACCACGGGCACCGCGTTCATCATGTGGCTCGGCGAGCAGATCACCGAGCGCGGCATCGGCAACGGCATCTCGCTCATCATCTTCGCGGGCATCGTGGCCGCCATGCCGTCGGCGGCCGCGACCACGTTCGAGTTCGTCAAGCAGGCGGAGCTCTCGATCCTGGTCGCGGTCTTCATCGTCGTCGTGATGGTCGCCGTGGTGGCGGCGATCATCTTCATGGAGCGCGCGCAGCGGCGCATCCCGGTCCAGTACGCCAAGCGGGTGGTCGGCCGTCGCATGTACAGCGGCCAGAGCTCGCACCTGCCGCTCAAGATCAACACCTCGGGCGTCATTCCGCCGATCTTCGCCTCCTCCATCCTGCTCTTTCCCGGCACGGTGACCAACTTCATCGACCATCCCGTGGCGCACTGGATCTCCCAGCAGCTCGCCCCCGGGACGTGGCTCTACACGCTCGCGTACGTCGGTCTCATCGTCTTCTTCTGCTACTTCTACACCGCGGTCACCTTCAACCCGGCCGACGTCGCCGACAACATGAAGAAGTTCGGCGGCTACATCCCGGGCATCCGGCCGGGCCAGCGGACGGCCGAGTACATCGACCGCATCCTCGTCCGCATCACGCTGCCCGGCGCCCTCTACGTGGCCGCCGTCTGCGTGCTGCCGACGATCCTCATCAGCCAGTTCAAGGTCCCCTTCTACTTCGGCGGCACGGCGCTGCTGATCGTCGTCGGTGTGGCGCTCGACACGGTCGCCGCCATGGAGACCCACCTGATCACGCGCAGCTACGAGGGCTTCATGAAGCGGGGGCGTATCCGAGGACGGCGTTAGTGGGGGTGCGGGCAGTGATCATGGGACCGCCGGGCGCGGGCAAGGGCACGCAGGCGAAGCTGCTCCAGGAGCGGCGCGGCGTGCCGCACATCTCCACCGGCGACATCCTGCGTGACGCGCGGCATGCGGGGACGGCGCTCGGCCGCGAGGCGGAGCGCTACATGGCGCAGGGGCTCCTCGTCCCCGACGACGTCGTCATCGGCATCGTCGCCGACCGGCTGGCCGCGCAGAACCACAGCCACGGCTTCCTGCTCGACGGCTTTCCGCGCACCGTGCGGCAGGCCGAGGCGCTCGACAGGATCCTCGGCGACCAGCGGCTCGACGCCGTGGTGTCGATCAACGTGCCCGAGGACGAGCTGGTGAGACGGCTGGCGGGCCGGCGCGTCTGCCGGCAGTGCGGCGCGATGTTCTGCCTCGACGACGCGGCGGTGCGCGCGGCCCGCTGCGACCGCTGCGCGGGCGAGCTCTACCAGCGCGAGGACGACCGGGAGGAGACGGTGCGAGCGCGGTTCGAGATCTACGCGCGCGACACGGCGCCCGTGCTCCGCTACTACCAGGACGCCGGCCTGCTGCACGAGATCTCGGGGGTCGGCAGCCGCGAGGAGATCTTCCAGCGCGTGGCGGCGAGCTTGCCATGATCCTGCTCAAGTCGCCCGAGGAGATCGAGCGCATGCGGCGCGCCAACGCCATCGTCGCCGAGATCCTGGCGGAGCTGCGGGCGCGGGTGCGGCCCGGCGTCACCACCGCGGAGCTCGACGCGCTGGCCGAGGAGCTCACGCGCCAGAAGGGGGCGCGTCCGGCGTTCAAGGGCTACGCCGTGGCCGGGCGCGTGTATCCGGCGTCGATCTGCATCTCGATCAACGACGAGGTCGTGCACGGCATCCCGTCGCCCCGGCGGGCGTTGCGCGAGGGCGACATCGTCGGGCTCGATTTCGGCGTCTGTTACGAGGGGTACTTCGGCGACGCGGCCGTCACCGTCCCCGTCGGGCGGGTCACACCCGAGGCCGAGCGTCTCATGCGGGTGACCGAGGCGGCGCTTGCCGCCGGGATCGACGCGATCCGGCCCGGGGCGCACGTGGGAGACATCTCGGGGGCCATCGAGGACACGGTCGCGGCGGCCGGCTTCTCGACGGTGCGCGAGTTCGTCGGGCACGGTATCGGCCGCAGCCTGCACGAGGATCCCCAGGTGCCGAACTACCGCACGGGCGCCCGCGGCGTGCGGCTGACCGACGGCCTCGTCCTCGCCATCGAGCCGATGGTCAACGCCGGACGGCCGGAGGTGTTCCTGAAGGAGGACGGGTGGACGGCGGCGACGCGTGACGGGCGGCTGTCGGCGCACTTCGAGCATTCCGTTGCAGTCACGGACAAGGGCCCGTATATCTTGAGTTTACTCTGAAGGGACCACGAGCATGCATGGGGACGCCATCGCGGTGAGCGGCACGGTGTCGCAATCGATGCCCAACGCCATGTTCCGCGTGAACCTGGACAACGGCCACCAGGTTCTCGCGCACCTCGCGGGCAGCGTGCGCCTGCGCTACGTGCGCATCGCGCCGGGCGACAAGGTCACGGTCGAGCTGTCGCCGTTCGACCTCTCACGCGGTCGCATCACCTTCCGGATGCGGTGAGGCTCGCGATGAAGGTGCGCGCATCGGTCAAAGCCATCTGCAAGAAGTGCAAGGTCGTGCGCCGGGCGGGGGTGGTCCGGGTCCTCTGCCCGAACCCGCGGCACAAGCAGCGTCAGGGCTAGGAGAGCGAAGGGGATGGCACGTATCGCGGGCGTCGACCTGCCGCACAAGAAGCGTATGGAGATCGCACTCACCTACATCTACGGGATCGGCCGCAGCTCGGCGCACAAGATCTGCACCGAGGCCAGCGTAGACCCGGGGCGGAGCAGCGACGAGCTCACCGACGACGAGATCACCCGGCTCCGCCGGGCCATCGACGCCGGCTACAAGGTCGAGGGAGACCTGCGCCGCGACGTCGCCGCGAACATCAAGCGGTTGGTGGATCTCGGCACGTACCGCGGGCTGCGGCACCGCCGGAACCTCCCGGTGCGCGGCCAGCGGACGCACACCAACGCGCGCACCCGCAAGGGTCCGCGCCGCGCGATCGCCGGCAAGAAGCCGGCGCCGTCGAAGGGGTGAGGAGGACCCATGGCGAAGCAGCCCGAAGCGGCCGGGGAGCGGCCCGCCACACCGGAAGCCGCTCCGGCTCGGCGCAAGAAGGCGAAGCGGATGGTGTCGGAAGGCGTGGTCCACATCCACTCCACCTTCAACAACACGATCATCACGATCACCGATCCCCAGGGGAACGTGATCGTGTGGTCGAGCGCCGGCTCCGTCGGCTTCAAGGGCTCACGCAAGGGGACGCCCTTCGCGGCCCAGGTGGCCGCCGAGGCAGCGGCCCGGAAGGCCGCGGAGCTCGGCATGCGCCAGGTGCAGGTCTACGTGAAGGGGCCGGGCGCGGGGCGCGAGTCGGCGCTGCGCAGCCTGCAGGCCGCGGGCTTCGCCGTGAGCGTCATCAAGGACGTCACGCCGATCCCACACAACGGCTGCCGCCCGCCCAAGCGGCGGCGCGTGTGAGGGCCTGAGCGGTGGCACGCTACACGGCGGCCTCCTGCCGGCTCTGTCGGCGCGAGGGTCTGAAGCTGTTCTTGAAGGGCGAGCGCTGCTACACGGACAAGTGCGCCATCGAGCGCCGCAACTACCCCCCGGGTGAGCACGGGCAGGCCCGGCCGAAGTTCTCCGAGTACTCGATCCAGCTGCGCGAGAAGCAGAAGCTCCGCCGCATCTACGGCGTGCTCGAGTCGCAGTTCCGCCGCTACTTCGCGATGGCGGATCGCGCGCGGGGCGTGACGGGCGAGACGCTGCTCCAGATCCTCGAGCGCCGGCTCGACAACATCGTCTACCGCCTCGGCTTTGCGACCTCGCGCGCCGAGGCGCGGCAGCTCGTCCGGCACGGCCACTTCCGGGTGAACGGCCGCAAGGTCGACATCCCCTCTTACCTCGTCCGGACGGGCGACGCGGTGAGCGTGCGCGAGCGGAGCCGCCAGGTGACGCGCATCCAGGAGGCGCTCGAGCTGGCCCAGCGCCGCGGCGTCCCCGAGTGGCTGGAGGTGGACCCCACCACGTTCACGGGGATCGTCAAGGCGTTCCCGACGCGCGCCGACCTGACCATGCCGATCAACGAGAAGCTGGTCGTGGAGCTCTACTCCAAGTAGACCACGCGAACAGAGGAAGGTGTCATGGAATTGCAGGACCTCTCGACGCAGAGTCCAGACGCGATCGTCCAGAGCAACTGGCGAGAGCTGATCAAGCCGAGACGGCTGGAGGTCGAGGAGAAGAGCCTCACGCCGACCTACGGGAAGTTCTTCGGCGAGCCGTTCGAACGCGGCTACGGCATCACCGTGGGCAACGCGCTCCGACGCGTGCTGCTCTCCTCACTGCAAGGGGCGGCGATCG is a window encoding:
- the rpsD gene encoding 30S ribosomal protein S4 → MARYTAASCRLCRREGLKLFLKGERCYTDKCAIERRNYPPGEHGQARPKFSEYSIQLREKQKLRRIYGVLESQFRRYFAMADRARGVTGETLLQILERRLDNIVYRLGFATSRAEARQLVRHGHFRVNGRKVDIPSYLVRTGDAVSVRERSRQVTRIQEALELAQRRGVPEWLEVDPTTFTGIVKAFPTRADLTMPINEKLVVELYSK
- the map gene encoding type I methionyl aminopeptidase — encoded protein: MILLKSPEEIERMRRANAIVAEILAELRARVRPGVTTAELDALAEELTRQKGARPAFKGYAVAGRVYPASICISINDEVVHGIPSPRRALREGDIVGLDFGVCYEGYFGDAAVTVPVGRVTPEAERLMRVTEAALAAGIDAIRPGAHVGDISGAIEDTVAAAGFSTVREFVGHGIGRSLHEDPQVPNYRTGARGVRLTDGLVLAIEPMVNAGRPEVFLKEDGWTAATRDGRLSAHFEHSVAVTDKGPYILSLL
- the rpsK gene encoding 30S ribosomal protein S11; the encoded protein is MAKQPEAAGERPATPEAAPARRKKAKRMVSEGVVHIHSTFNNTIITITDPQGNVIVWSSAGSVGFKGSRKGTPFAAQVAAEAAARKAAELGMRQVQVYVKGPGAGRESALRSLQAAGFAVSVIKDVTPIPHNGCRPPKRRRV
- the rpmJ gene encoding 50S ribosomal protein L36 codes for the protein MKVRASVKAICKKCKVVRRAGVVRVLCPNPRHKQRQG
- the secY gene encoding preprotein translocase subunit SecY, giving the protein MFEGFANASRVPELRKRLGFTAVALAVYRLGVAIPTPGIDGQALAQFFAQARNNIVGLVNLFSGGALERFSIFALGIMPYISASIILQLLTVVIPYLEKLSKEGEMGRRKITQYTRYGTVLLSLVQSFFISVGLETIEAPGGGGVVFQPGWHFRMMTMITLTTGTAFIMWLGEQITERGIGNGISLIIFAGIVAAMPSAAATTFEFVKQAELSILVAVFIVVVMVAVVAAIIFMERAQRRIPVQYAKRVVGRRMYSGQSSHLPLKINTSGVIPPIFASSILLFPGTVTNFIDHPVAHWISQQLAPGTWLYTLAYVGLIVFFCYFYTAVTFNPADVADNMKKFGGYIPGIRPGQRTAEYIDRILVRITLPGALYVAAVCVLPTILISQFKVPFYFGGTALLIVVGVALDTVAAMETHLITRSYEGFMKRGRIRGRR
- the rpsM gene encoding 30S ribosomal protein S13, producing MARIAGVDLPHKKRMEIALTYIYGIGRSSAHKICTEASVDPGRSSDELTDDEITRLRRAIDAGYKVEGDLRRDVAANIKRLVDLGTYRGLRHRRNLPVRGQRTHTNARTRKGPRRAIAGKKPAPSKG
- the infA gene encoding translation initiation factor IF-1, with amino-acid sequence MHGDAIAVSGTVSQSMPNAMFRVNLDNGHQVLAHLAGSVRLRYVRIAPGDKVTVELSPFDLSRGRITFRMR
- a CDS encoding adenylate kinase: MRAVIMGPPGAGKGTQAKLLQERRGVPHISTGDILRDARHAGTALGREAERYMAQGLLVPDDVVIGIVADRLAAQNHSHGFLLDGFPRTVRQAEALDRILGDQRLDAVVSINVPEDELVRRLAGRRVCRQCGAMFCLDDAAVRAARCDRCAGELYQREDDREETVRARFEIYARDTAPVLRYYQDAGLLHEISGVGSREEIFQRVAASLP